Proteins from a genomic interval of Trifolium pratense cultivar HEN17-A07 linkage group LG6, ARS_RC_1.1, whole genome shotgun sequence:
- the LOC123888975 gene encoding protein trichome birefringence-like 26 has translation MEQDYCGFFHMIHQPTFPYIGPEGVDIIEECGLITSYPSVSGHVVKPHQSISLLMLKLADGLATKEAKSNVNNLHSNPGPAFSAVLSSYGAVKCDIFVGDWVQDLSGPMYTNESCHLIQDPQNCIRNGRPDLGYLYWRWKPKGCELPKFNPKEFLHIMRNKSWAFIGDSISRNHVQSLLCILSKVEEANEVYHDEEYRSKIWKFPSHNFTLSVIWSPLLLKADIFEDNNGVSSKEIDLYLDILDTKWTNQFNNFDYVIMAGGKWFLKTAIYHENGMITGCHYCPGRNLTELGFDYAYRKVLQMVFDFLTNTNNNTTVLFRTTTPDHFENEQWFNGGYCNRTVPFKEGQIDISNVDSIMRGIELEVFNKTAATSPGENLKLFDTTWLSLLRPDGHPGPYRFFHPSGNGKVQNDCLHWCLPGPIDSWNDLLMQML, from the exons ATGGAGCAAGATTACTGTGGATTCTTCCATATG ATACATCAACCAACTTTTCCTTATATAGGGCCGGAGGGAGTAGATATAATTGAAGAATGT GGTTTGATCACATCCTATCCTAGTGTCAGTGGCCATGTTGTCAAACCACATCAGTCAATATCTCTATTAATGCTCAAGTTAGCAGATGGACTTGCCACAAAAGAAGCAAAGAGTAATGTTAATAACTTGCACTCTAACCCAGGGCCTGCATTCTCTGCTGTACTGAGTTCATACG GTGCAGTGAAATGTGATATTTTTGTGGGAGATTGGGTACAGGACCTATCTGGTCCAATGTACACAAATGAGAGCTGCCATCTGATTCAAGATCCTCAAAACTGTATCAGAAATGGACGTCCTGATTTGGGGTACCTTTACTGGAGATGGAAACCAAAGGGCTGTGAATTACCAAAGTTCAATCCAAAGGAATTCCTTCACATTATGAGGAATAAATCATGGGCCTTTATCGGCGATTCAATCTCTCGCAACCATGTGCAATCTTTACTTTGTATTCTCTCAAAG GTTGAAGAAGCTAATGAGGTTTACCATGATGAGGAATATAGATCAAAAATATGGAAATTCCCTTCTCACAACTTCACACTCTCAGTAATATGGTCACCTTTACTTCTCAAAGCAGATATATTTGAAGACAATAATGGAGTTTCCTCCAAAGAAATAGACCTTTATCTTGATATTCTAGACACCAAATGGACTAATCAATTTAACAATTTTGATTATGTTATAATGGCTGGTGGAAAATGGTTTCTCAAGACTGCAATATACCATGAAAACGGCATGATAACCGGCTGCCATTACTGTCCTGGAAGGAATTTAACAGAACTAGGATTCGACTATGCATACCGCAAAGTGCTGCAGATGGTGTTTGATTTTTTGACGAACACAAATAACAACACTACTGTTTTATTCAGAACAACCACACCAGATCACTTTGAAAATGAGCAGTGGTTTAATGGAGGGTATTGCAATAGGACAGTGCCTTTCAAAGAGGGTCAAATTGATATCAGTAATGTAGATTCTATTATGAGAGGTATTGAACTTGAAGTGTTTAACAAGACTGCTGCGACGTCGCCAGGtgaaaacttgaaactttttgaCACAACTTGGCTCTCATTGTTGAGACCTGATGGGCATCCGGGACCGTACCGCTTTTTTCATCCATCTGGAAATGGTAAAGTACAGAATGATTGTTTGCATTGGTGTTTGCCAGGACCAATTGATTCATGGAATGATTTATTGATGCAAATGCTGTGA
- the LOC123889589 gene encoding protein ENHANCED DISEASE RESISTANCE 4-like: protein MADSSKLRLVRCPKCENLLPELADYSVYQCGGCGAVLRAKHKGYVSGSLSDEGKVGEGSGKLEKGLADSTDTSDVSVNRNNDEMGKGVSENKTNEGVRNPNPNQLEDAEEKGVLENGVDVNRNNDDEMGKSMERKQEEPKSQIDCENGSKLSGKISNLQNGDRAEMEGFRRKQRANLESVRFPTSSYPDEGPSNGYSGFSNSYMESRRNHKEKDGANRVQHLEQDRAELLRKLDELKHQLSKSSEVVNNPKDKVLPDERMIPPDPHPFGGSDPWFPDGPSGLNRTSRQFYGHDKHMAGPPHLNYRHDPYPYIGGHETAMPNFHPSMHNPNQYGDPFASQMLRRGPNQFSQQPLHPYFPGRYVDPNPDSYELYAHNNNAMHHLPSCSCFHCYDNKRRGSVPVPPASFINSRFPDTSNDPMLYHHEIPDGFGSHVHNSRASAPPVRFRENQLHTRWPSDFNSEMGGFTRNRPRKVMLASSSRRCRPVAGGSPFVMCHNCFELLQLPKKALVLARNRQQKMRCGACSSEISFSLINKKLVISHSEMKRPPARADDSSNEVLSSRVSHTRGFANRSRANFSSDDYSGYDFLSVDKESLSAAALNSNKSHEMQNFHSSSPSTSEDENSSEVMIAPREAAKSIPRSTTDSLSPPSGSPPQEYIDHSNSNRAVNRFGRGNRSSRSEQEKAKLEKITSRQNSLKETAVATEMDVHDYSNTGVSQDSRDASREHDRHRSNKGGDSFFANIIKKSFRDFSRSNQTDDRGKINVTVNGKPLSDRMVKKAEKHAGPIQPGNYWYDFRAGFWGVIGGPCLGIIPPLIEEFNHPLPEKCSGGNTGVFVNGRELHQKDLDLLSGRGLPPDRDRSYIIEISGRVLDEDTGEELDCLGKLAPTVEKVKHGFGMKAPRTAQ from the exons ATGGCTGATTCTTCCAAGTTGCGGTTGGTTCGCTGCCCCAAATGTGAAAATCTCCTTCCTGAGCTAGCTGATTACTCTGTCTATCAATGTGGTGGTTGCGGTGCTGTTCTTAGag cAAAACACAAAGGTTATGTGAGTGGTAGTTTGTCAGATGAGGGAAAAGTTGGAGAAGGTTCTGGAAAATTAGAGAAAGGTTTAGCTGATTCTACTGATACTTCGGATGTTAGTGTTAACAGAAACAATGATGAAATGGGTAAAGGGGTTTCGGAGAATAAAACAAACGAGGGGGTTCGAAATCCTAATCCAAATCAATTGGAGGATGCCGAGGAGAAAGGGGTTTTGGAAAATGGTGTTGATGTCAACAGAAACAATGATGATGAAATGGGTaaatcaatggaaagaaaacAGGAGGAACCCAAGTCTCAAATTGATTGTGAAAATGGGTCGAAGTTATCtggtaaaatttctaatttgCAAAATGGAGATAGAGCCGAGATGGAGGGGTTTCGGAGAAAGCAACGAGCTAATTTGGAAAGTGTGAGATTTCCAACTTCCAGTTATCCTGATGAAGGACCTTCAAATGGATATTCTGGTTTTTCTAATAGTTATATGGAATCACGAAGGAATCATAAAGAAAAAGATGGAGCAAATAGGGTTCAGCATCTTGAGCAAGATCGAGCCGAGCTTTTAAGGAAGCTGGATGAGTTAAAACACCAGCTCAGTAAGTCTTCAGAAGTGGTCAACAACCCGAAAGATAAGGTTCTTCCGGATGAAAGAATGATTCCTCCAGATCCTCATCCTTTTGGTGGCTCGGATCCGTGGTTTCCCGATGGACCGTCAGGATTAAACCGGACTTCAAGGCAGTTTTATGGACATGATAAACATATGGCAGGTCCACCTCATCTTAATTATCGTCATGATCCATATCCTTATATAGGCGGTCATGAAACGGCAATGCCCAATTTCCATCCTTCGATGCATAATCCAAATCAATATGGCGATCCTTTTGCATCCCAAATGTTAAGGAGAGGTCCAAATCAGTTCTCACAGCAACCATTACATCCCTACTTTCCTGGACGGTATGTTGATCCTAATCCAGATTCATACGAACTGTATGCGCATAACAATAATGCAATGCATCACCTGCCTTCTTGCTCTTGTTTCCACTGCTATGACAACAAACGAAGAGGTTCAGTGCCAGTGCCGCCTGCTTCATTCATTAACAGCAGGTTTCCTGATACTTCAAATGATCCTATGTTGTATCATCATGAGATCCCAGATGGATTTGGTTCACATGTTCACAATTCTAGAGCTTCCGCTCCCCCTGTCCGATTTCGTGAAAATCAGTTACATACAAGATGGCCTAGTGACTTCAACTCTGAGATGGGTGGTTTTACTCGAAACCGTCCTCGGAAGGTAATGCTAGCTAGTAGTAGCCGGCGTTGCCGTCCTGTAGCTGGTGGTTCACCTTTCGTCATGTGCCATAATTGCTTTGAGTTACTGCAACTGCCTAAAAAAGCACTGGTTCTTGCAAGAAATCGTCAGCAGAAAATGCGATGTGGAGCTTGTTCTTCAGAAATCAGTTTTTCTCTCATCAATAAGAAGCTGGTTATATCTCATTCAGAGATGAAGAGACCTCCAGCAAGGGCTGATGATAGCTCTAATGAGGTTCTGAGTAGCCGTGTATCACATACTCGTGGTTTTGCAAACAGGAGCCGTGCCAACTTCTCATCTGACGATTATTCTGGTTATGATTTTCTCTCAGTAGATAAAGAATCACTTTCAGCGGCTGCTTTGAACTCTAACAAGTCGCATGAGATGCAGAATTTTCATTCTTCATCTCCTAGCACATCCGAAGATGAAAATAGTTCAGAAGTAATGATTGCTCCAAGGGAGGCTGCAAAGTCCATTCCTCGGTCAACGACAGACTCTCTATCCCCTCCTTCTGGATCACCTCCACAAGAGTATATTGATCACTCTAATAGTAACCGTGCTGTAAATCGGTTTGGAAGAGGCAACCGAAGTAGTCGGTCTGAGCAAGAGAAGGCAAAATTGGAAAAGATTACATCGCGCCAAAATTCTTTGAAAGAAACAGCAGTTGCAACTGAAATGGATGTCCATGATTATTCTAACACCGGGGTCTCCCAGGATTCAAGAGATGCTAGCCGAGAACACGACCGTCATAGATCTAACAAAGGGGGTGACTCATTCTTTGCAAACATAATCAAGAAAAGCTTCCGAGATTTCTCTCGGTCTAATCAAACAGATGATCGTGGCAAAATTAATGTTACTGTGAACGGGAAGCCCTTGTCAGATCGTATGGTTAAGAAAGCTGAAAAACATGCTGGACCAATCCAGCCTGGAAATTATTG GTATGATTTTCGGGCAGGATTCTGGGGTGTCATCGGTGGGCCTTGTCTTGGAATAATTCCT CCATTAATAGAGGAGTTCAATCATCCCTTGCCAGAGAAATGTTCTGGTGGGAATactggtgtgtttgtaaatggtAGGGAACTTCACCAAAAAGATTTGGATTTGCTATCTGGAAGAGGACTTCCCCCTGATAGAGATAGGTCTTATATCATTGAAATTTCTGGGAGAGTCCTCGACGAAGACACTGGAGAAGAGCTGGACTGCCTTGGCAAACTTGCACCAAC AGTGGAGAAAGTGAAGCATGGATTCGGCATGAAAGCACCTCGAACAGCTCAATAG
- the LOC123889592 gene encoding F-box/FBD/LRR-repeat protein At1g13570-like, with protein MDDLISELPDYILSDILTMLSMKDSLKTSVLSKRWCKLWSLRRNLYFDIFNVIGSSEEELLQKGYLVDVLDTSFSGVTTMERHINPDMSKDEFVKRVNQFVMNFQGTVMESFSVNFHLDHEQSSTIDQWISFAIARGVGRIDLLLIGRPYNAPPTGRGNPCTFDFGIISKSNTSTLNHLRLENCLVFHPTNCDFTPLKNLRSLSLERSKLDETFIESLLVNCPRLEELCLISCVFKSSMPEIVSSSLCHLKVIGCYFVSKCYHQVTVNLVLLDCLKLTSLELDCLQLTSSEDGFVTLNFNTPMLKSIEFSIPSNQVLNTYVALCTIFFPELEILRLTTFSMVTTSPKITQPIKHLKQLHLFIFVDSYILDDMEYDPLWFLNILQACPLLQKLSIMFTDLEFFENQKDVMRDVETFSHDEVKVIELGGCVGNWFEIEFVLNVLKYAHKLEHIVVSPYWRDDDSSDWNSNPVWFQSGRKRMSEKLQIEEVVGRKKLVLI; from the exons ATGGATGATCTCATTAGTGAATTGCCCGACTACATCTTGTCGGATATCCTGACAATGTTATCCATGAAAGATTCGTTGAAAACCAGTGTACTGTCTAAAAGGTGGTGCAAGCTTTGGTCTCTAAGGAGAAATCTCTACTTTGATATATTCAATGTGATTGGAAGCAGTGAGGAGGAACTACTACAAAAAGGATATCTAGTTGACGTCCTTGATACTTCTTTCTCTGGTGTCACTACTATGGAGAGACATATCAATCCGGATATGAGTAAGGATGAATTTGTAAAACGAGTAAATCAATTTGTCATGAATTTTCAGGGCACAGTTATGGAATCTTTTTCAGTGAACTTTCATTTAGATCACGAACAAAGTAGTACTATTGATCAATGGATAAGTTTCGCAATTGCAAGGGGAGTTGGAAGAATTGATCTACTCCTTATAGGAAGGCCTTATAATGCACCACCTACAGGTCGAGGCAATCCTTGTACATTTGACTTTGGCATAATTTCGAAGTCTAATACTTCAACTCTAAACCACCTGCGTCTTGAAAATTGTCTCGTTTTCCATCCAACCAATTGTGACTTTACTCCATTAAAAAATTTGAGATCTCTATCACTTGAAAGATCAAAACTGGATGAAACTTTCATTGAAAGCCTATTAGTTAATTGTCCACGACTTGAAGAGCTTTGCCTAATTTCCTGTGTGTTCAAATCATCAATGCCGGAGATAGTAAGTTCGTCTTTATGTCATCTCAAGGTTATAGGGTGCTATTTTGTATCCAAATGTTACCACCAGGTGACTGTAAACTTGGTTTTACTAGATTGCCTTAAACTCACTTCATTGGAGCTAGATTGCCTTCAACTCACTTCATCGGAGGACGGTTTCGTTACCTTGAACTTTAATACACCTATGCTGAAGAGTATTGAATTCTCCATTCCATCCAATCAAGTGCTTAATACATATGTTGCTCtctgtacaattttttttcctgaaCTTGAGATTCTGCGTTTGACCACATTTTCTATG GTCACAACTTCTCCGAAAATTACTCAACCAATCAAACATCTTAAACAGTTACACCTCTTTATTTTCGTGGACTCGTACATCTTAGATGACATGGAGTATGATCCTTTGTGGTTTCTAAACATCCTTCAAGCTTGTCCTCTTCTGCAGAAACTTTCAATTATG ttTACGGATCTAGAGTTCTTTGAAAATCAGAAAGATGTTATGAGGGATGTTGAAACATTCTCTCATGATGAAGTAAAAGTTATTGAATTGGGAGGTTGTGTTGGTAATTGGTTTGAAATTGAGTTTGTTTTGAATGTTCTAAAATATGCTCATAAACTTGAGCATATAGTTGTGAGTCCCTATTGGAGAGACGATGACTCGTCGGATTGGAATTCTAATCCTGTGTGGTTTCAAAGTGGCCGTAAAAGGATGAGTGAAAAGCTCCAAATTGAAGAAGTAGTAGGACGAAAAAAACTTGTGCTCATATAA
- the LOC123889590 gene encoding jasmonoyl--L-amino acid synthetase JAR4-like: MLEKLEEFNMDKVIEEFEALSTDAERVQRETLRRILEDNASAEYLLNFGLNGRTDPESFKACVPIATHKDLEPFIYRILDGDDSTILTGKPITTMSLSSGTTQGKPKYIPWNDELFESTMQIYRTSFAYRNREFPISKNGKALNFIYGSKQFKTKGGLIATTATTNVFRNPSYKPTMKALQSQCCSPEEVIFGGDFFQSLYCHLLCGLIFREEVQLVSSTFAHSIVLSFRTFEQIWEELCNDIREGVLSSRITVPSIRTAMSKLLKPNPELANIIHKKCIGLSNWYGLIPVLFPNAKYIYGIMTGSMEPYLEKLRHYAGVLPLLTADYGASEGWIASNVNPKIPPELATYAVLPQIGYFEFIPLKQLENEDTFLGVDVQPVGLTEVNIGEEYEIVMTTFTGLYRYRLGDVVKVMGFHNATPELKFIRRSSLLLNINIDKNTEKDLQLAVEAAAKNLVEEKLEVVEFTSHVDLSKDPGNYVIFWEINGEASEEVLSECCNCLDKSFIDAGYTSSRKVNAIGALELRVVRRGTFQKILDHYLGLGTAVSQYKTPRCVGPTHSIVLQILSENVVKSYISTAFD, encoded by the exons ATGTTAGAGAAATTGGAAGAGTTCAACATGGACAAAGTTATAGAAGAATTTGAGGCACTGAGCACAGATGCAGAAAgagttcagagagaaacactTAGAAGAATTTTGGAGGATAATGCATCAGCAGAATATTTGCTGAATTTTGGTCTTAATGGAAGAACTGATCCTGAGAGTTTCAAGGCTTGTGTTCCGATCGCTACTCATAAAGATTTGGAACCTTTTAtttatagaattcttgatggtGATGATTCAACTATTCTTACTGGAAAACCAATTACCACTATGTCTTTAAG TTCTGGCACTACTCAGGGGAAGCCAAAATATATACCGTGGAACGATGAATTATTTGAGTCCACAATGCAGATATATCGAACCTCTTTCGCCTATAGGAACAG AGAGTTTCCTATTAGCAAAAATGGGAAGGCGTTAAACTTTATATACGGTAGCAAACAGTTCAAAACAAAAGGGGGTCTAATAGCTACAACTGCTACAACCAATGTGTTTCGTAATCCATCTTACAAACCGACAATGAAGGCACTTCAATCCCAATGCTGCAGTCCAGAAGAAGTGATATTTGGTGGTGATTTTTTCCAATCATTATACTGCCATCTATTATGCGGGTTGATTTTTCGAGAGGAAGTTCAGTTGGTATCTTCGACATTCGCACATAGCATTGTCCTTTCTTTCAGAACCTTTGAACAAATTTGGGAAGAGCTTTGTAATGATATACGAGAAGGGGTTCTTAGCAGCAGAATCACAGTTCCATCTATTCGAACCGCTATGTCTAAATTACTTAAACCAAATCCGGAATTAGCTAACATAATCCACAAAAAATGTATCGGATTAAGCAACTGGTATGGTTTGATACCGGTGCTTTTTCCGAATGCAAAATACATTTATGGAATCATGACAGGTTCTATGGAACCATATTTGGAAAAATTGAGGCACTATGCCGGGGTGCTACCTTTGTTGACTGCCGATTATGGAGCTTCTGAAGGGTGGATAGCTTCAAATGTTAATCCGAAAATTCCACCAGAATTGGCAACTTATGCTGTGCTTCCTCAAATTGGTTACTTTGAGTTCATTCCTCTCAAACAACTTGAGAATGAAGATACTTTCCTAGGTGTTGATGTTCAACCTGTAGGACTCACTGAGGTGAACATTGGTGAAGAGTATGAAATTGTTATGACCACTTTCACAG GTTTATACAGGTATAGGCTAGGGGATGTGGTAAAGGTTATGGGATTCCATAACGCAACACCAGAACTCAAGTTTATTCGTAGGAGTAGTCTTCTACTGAACATTAACATCGACAAGAACACAGAGAAAGATTTACAGTTAGCTGTAGAAGCAGCAGCAAAAAATTTAGTAGAAGAGAAATTGGAAGTTGTTGAATTCACAAGTCATGTTGATTTATCGAAAGATCCTGGAAACTACGTAATCTTTTGGGAAATCAACGGCGAAGCCAGTGAAGAAGTGCTAAGTGAATGTTGCAATTGTTTGGATAAGTCTTTCATTGATGCAGGTTACACTAGTTCGCGTAAAGTCAATGCTATTGGAGCTTTAGAACTTAGAGTTGTTAGAAGAGGAACCTTCCAGAAGATTCTTGATCATTACCTTGGATTAGGAACTGCTGTTAGTCAATATAAGACACCAAGATGTGTTGGTCCTACACACAGCATTGTGTTGCAAATCTTGAGTGAAAATGTTGTCAAGAGCTATATCAGTACTGCTTTTgattga
- the LOC123889593 gene encoding ubiquitin carboxyl-terminal hydrolase 3-like produces the protein MAPKRWLPLEANPDVMNQFLLGLGLQENQAECYDVYGLDDELLEMVPKPVLAVLFLYPLTTKSEEERLQQNNEKREYNNKVYFMKQTVGNACGTIGLLHALGNITSEIKFVEGSFFDKFFKSTANLDPMQRALFLENDSEMEVAHSAAATAGDTEAVDDVNTHFICFACVDGELYELDGRKSGPISHGPSSPSALLKDAAKAIQSMIQKNPDSLNFNVISISKKSSDGY, from the exons ATGGCTCCCAAAAGATGGCTTCCTCTTGAAGCTAACCCTGATGTCATGAACCAG TTCCTTTTGGGTCTTGGTCTTCAAGAGAATCAAGCAGAGTGTTATGATGTATATGGATTAGATGATGAGCTTTTGGAAATGGTTCCAAAGCCTGTTCTTGCTGTGCTCTTTCTTTATCCCCTTACCACCAAg TCTGAAGAAGAGAGGCTGCAGCAGAATAATGAAAAAAGG GAATATAACAACAAAGTGTATTTTATGAAGCAAACTGTGGGTAATGCTTGTGGTACTATAGGGCTTCTTCATGCTCTTGGTAACATCACTTCTGAAATCAAATTTG TTGAGGGGTCATTCTTTGATAAGTTCTTCAAATCTACTGCAAACTTGGACCCAATGCAG CGTGCTTTATTTCTCGAGAATGACAGCGAGATGGAGGTTGCTCATTCCGCAGCAGCCACTGCTGGTGATACAGAG GCAGTAGATGATGTCAATACTCATTTCATCTGCTTTGCTTGCGTGGATG GTGAACTTTATGAGCTTGATGGAAGAAAGTCAGGACCGATATCACACGGTCCATCCTCACCAAGTGCTTTGTTGAAG GATGCTGCTAAAGCCATCCAGAGCATGATTCAGAAGAATCCAGATTCCCTCAACTTCAATGTCATTTCAATATCAAAGAAATCCAGTGATGGATATTAA